A window from Mycolicibacterium tokaiense encodes these proteins:
- a CDS encoding glycoside hydrolase family 76 protein translates to MSELWANRAASAESAVTTRHLRKLWGLPGTQLGAVAWPPTKRDKRFLTWHYWWQAHLLDCLVDAHLRDPQWDRVTSIIRQIRTHRLRNNLAWTNSYYDDMAWLALALERAGRLVDVDKPKALATLSEQFVTAWVPEDGGGIPWRKQDQFFNAPANGPAGIFLARYDDRLRRAQQMADWIDETLIDPDTHLVFDGIKAGSLVRAQYTYCQGVVVGLETELAVRTSDPRHAARAARLVSAIAEHMTDDGVLRGAGGGDGGLFHGVTARYLALAATQLPEVADQARELVLTSAESAWENRQTVDGLPLFGAFWDRPAALPTADGKSAEFVEGAVNASEVPERDLSVQLSGWMLMEAAHAVTEGDSDG, encoded by the coding sequence ATGAGCGAGCTCTGGGCCAATCGCGCGGCCTCCGCCGAGAGCGCCGTGACCACCCGTCACCTCCGCAAGCTCTGGGGGCTGCCCGGCACCCAGCTGGGTGCCGTGGCGTGGCCGCCGACCAAGCGGGACAAGCGATTTCTCACCTGGCACTACTGGTGGCAGGCGCACCTGCTGGACTGCCTGGTCGACGCCCACCTGCGCGACCCGCAGTGGGACCGCGTCACGAGCATCATCCGCCAGATCCGCACCCACCGGCTGCGCAACAACCTGGCGTGGACCAACAGCTACTACGACGACATGGCCTGGCTGGCCCTGGCCCTGGAACGCGCGGGCCGCCTGGTCGACGTCGACAAACCCAAGGCGCTGGCCACCCTGTCCGAGCAGTTCGTCACGGCGTGGGTGCCCGAGGACGGCGGCGGCATCCCGTGGCGCAAGCAGGACCAGTTCTTCAACGCCCCGGCCAACGGCCCGGCGGGGATCTTCCTGGCGCGCTACGACGACCGGCTGCGCCGCGCCCAGCAGATGGCCGACTGGATCGACGAAACCCTGATCGACCCGGATACCCACCTGGTGTTCGACGGCATCAAGGCCGGTTCCCTGGTCCGCGCGCAGTACACCTACTGCCAGGGTGTGGTGGTGGGGTTGGAGACCGAACTCGCGGTGCGCACGAGCGACCCCCGGCATGCCGCCCGGGCGGCCAGGCTCGTCAGCGCCATCGCCGAGCACATGACCGATGACGGGGTGTTGCGCGGCGCCGGCGGCGGTGACGGCGGACTGTTCCACGGTGTGACCGCACGCTATCTGGCCTTGGCGGCGACCCAGCTGCCCGAGGTGGCCGATCAGGCGCGGGAGCTGGTGCTGACCTCGGCGGAGTCGGCGTGGGAGAACCGGCAGACCGTGGACGGGTTGCCGCTGTTCGGTGCCTTCTGGGACCGTCCCGCCGCCCTGCCGACCGCCGACGGGAAGTCGGCCGAGTTCGTCGAAGGGGCCGTGAACGCCTCCGAGGTGCCCGAGCGCGACCTGTCGGTGCAACTGTCCGGGTGGATGCTGATGGAGGCCGCCCACGCCGTCACCGAGGGGGACAGCGATGGCTGA
- a CDS encoding TrmH family RNA methyltransferase, giving the protein MSAPGPTEWGAQVNGVGPWPGPWPEDPRYDPDLLRDGDSRNVVDAYRYWRREAIVADIDTRRHPLHVAIENFGNDANIGGVVRTANAFAVDTVHIVGRRRWNRRGAMVTDRYQRLTHHDATEDLLAFAAHAGLTVVAVDNVPGATRLERTELPHRSLLLFGSEGPGISEAATRGAAMVVSIAQFGSTRSINASVAAGIAMHAWIRRWGDLDAAW; this is encoded by the coding sequence GTGAGCGCGCCAGGACCCACCGAGTGGGGTGCCCAGGTCAACGGCGTCGGCCCGTGGCCGGGCCCGTGGCCCGAGGACCCGCGGTATGACCCGGATCTGCTGCGCGACGGCGACTCCCGCAATGTCGTGGACGCCTACCGGTACTGGCGCCGGGAGGCGATCGTCGCCGACATCGACACCCGGCGCCACCCCCTGCATGTCGCCATCGAGAACTTCGGCAACGACGCCAACATCGGCGGGGTGGTGCGCACGGCGAACGCCTTCGCCGTCGACACGGTGCACATCGTCGGCCGCAGGCGCTGGAACCGGCGCGGGGCCATGGTGACCGACCGATACCAGCGGTTGACCCACCACGACGCCACCGAGGATCTGCTGGCGTTCGCCGCGCACGCCGGTTTGACCGTGGTCGCCGTCGACAACGTGCCCGGCGCCACCCGGCTGGAACGCACCGAGCTGCCGCACCGGTCGCTGCTGCTGTTCGGGTCCGAGGGCCCGGGTATCTCCGAGGCGGCGACCCGCGGCGCGGCGATGGTGGTCTCCATCGCCCAGTTCGGTTCGACCCGCAGCATCAACGCCTCCGTCGCGGCGGGTATCGCGATGCACGCCTGGATCCGTCGATGGGGTGACCTCGACGCCGCCTGGTAG
- a CDS encoding Rv1355c family protein, with the protein MSRPNGIDHPQPHTATVLDESDEQHRRVLAALRADPATEFTDTLAQQRDTLSRLRTPDAAELQNEAPRWVHYPWRRTVVAVLGPRSFATLRLDRNRNLITAAEQARLSGLRVGVVGLSVGHVIAHTIAMQGVAGFLRLADFDELELSNLNRVPATLLDLGVNKAVIAARRIAELDPYLPVDALTNGLTPDDLDRFFDGLDVVIDECDSLDMKVVIREAARERGLPVLMSTADRGLLDVERFDLDTQLPILHGLLRGIDSAQLAGLSTRDKIPHMLRFVDIARSSARGAASMLEVNSTLTTWPQLAGEVVLGATAVVEGVRRIGLGEPLPSGRTRIDVAAALDDLRPPPPPADLPTPSAAREVVPQDAVLAVAAAAARAPSGGNTQPWHITTGIGSVTVRIAPERSSRMDVGFRASAVALGAAVFNARVAAAASGHTADVRIDEHLTDGCPLQATVRLSPGSVPDLASLYGPMLDRGTNRNHGTGGSLDPASAEVLRTVTDHEGATVRLITDRGDIEAAGRLMAAADRVRYLTADLHREMISELRWPGDADQDTGIDILGLGIDRNDLVLLEILRRPDVMAWLADWDAGHGLGDDTFDKVSSSSALAVVSIDGDSLTDYARGGAATEAVWIAAQQQGLGVQPMSPVFLYAHDSTDLADLSATFAEELHGLQTAFHRLAGTVGLRHALVLRLSDAPQPSTRSRREAYPRNMVEV; encoded by the coding sequence GTGAGCCGACCCAACGGCATCGATCACCCACAACCACACACCGCCACCGTGCTCGACGAGAGCGACGAGCAGCACCGTCGTGTCCTGGCGGCGCTGCGGGCCGACCCCGCCACCGAGTTCACCGACACGTTGGCACAGCAACGCGATACCCTCTCGCGCCTGCGGACACCGGATGCGGCCGAGCTCCAGAACGAGGCCCCCCGCTGGGTGCACTACCCGTGGCGGCGCACCGTCGTCGCGGTCCTGGGTCCCCGGTCGTTCGCCACCTTGCGACTGGACCGCAACCGCAACCTGATCACCGCCGCCGAGCAGGCCCGGCTGAGCGGGCTGCGGGTGGGAGTGGTGGGCTTGAGCGTCGGCCACGTCATCGCCCATACCATCGCCATGCAGGGGGTGGCCGGTTTCCTGCGGCTGGCCGATTTCGACGAGCTGGAGCTCTCGAACCTCAATCGGGTGCCGGCCACCCTGTTGGACCTCGGCGTGAACAAGGCCGTCATCGCAGCCCGTCGCATCGCGGAACTGGATCCGTACCTGCCGGTGGACGCCCTCACCAACGGGCTGACACCCGACGACCTGGACCGGTTCTTCGACGGCCTCGACGTCGTGATCGACGAATGCGATTCGCTGGACATGAAAGTGGTGATCCGCGAGGCCGCCCGGGAACGCGGACTGCCGGTGCTGATGTCGACCGCCGATCGAGGTCTGCTGGACGTCGAGCGGTTCGACCTGGATACCCAGCTGCCCATCCTGCACGGGCTGCTCCGGGGTATCGATTCGGCACAGCTGGCCGGGCTCTCGACCCGTGACAAGATTCCCCACATGCTCCGATTCGTCGACATCGCGCGCTCGTCGGCGCGCGGCGCGGCGTCCATGCTGGAGGTGAACTCCACGCTGACGACCTGGCCGCAGCTCGCCGGTGAGGTGGTCCTGGGCGCCACCGCTGTGGTCGAAGGGGTGCGGCGGATCGGGCTGGGCGAGCCGCTGCCGTCGGGACGGACTCGCATCGACGTCGCGGCTGCGCTCGATGATCTGCGTCCGCCGCCACCGCCGGCCGACCTGCCCACGCCGTCAGCGGCCCGAGAAGTCGTTCCCCAGGACGCCGTCCTGGCCGTCGCTGCCGCCGCCGCACGGGCGCCCTCGGGAGGCAACACGCAGCCCTGGCACATCACCACAGGCATCGGGAGCGTCACCGTGCGGATCGCCCCGGAACGGTCATCACGGATGGACGTCGGCTTCCGCGCCAGCGCGGTGGCGCTGGGGGCAGCGGTGTTCAACGCGCGGGTCGCCGCCGCTGCGTCAGGGCACACCGCGGACGTCCGGATCGACGAACACCTCACCGACGGATGCCCGCTGCAGGCCACGGTCCGGCTGTCCCCCGGTTCTGTCCCCGATCTGGCCTCGCTGTACGGGCCGATGCTGGACCGGGGCACCAACCGCAATCACGGCACGGGCGGCTCCCTGGACCCCGCCTCCGCCGAGGTGCTGCGGACGGTCACCGACCACGAGGGTGCGACGGTCCGGCTCATCACCGACCGCGGCGACATCGAGGCGGCGGGCCGCCTGATGGCCGCCGCCGACCGGGTGCGCTATCTCACCGCCGACCTGCACCGGGAGATGATCTCGGAACTGCGCTGGCCCGGTGACGCCGACCAGGACACCGGCATCGACATCCTGGGGCTGGGCATCGACCGCAATGATCTGGTGCTGTTGGAGATCCTGCGCCGTCCCGACGTGATGGCCTGGTTGGCGGACTGGGACGCCGGTCACGGGCTGGGCGACGATACGTTCGACAAGGTGAGTTCCAGTTCGGCCCTGGCGGTGGTGAGCATCGACGGCGACAGTCTGACCGACTATGCGCGCGGCGGTGCTGCCACCGAGGCGGTGTGGATCGCCGCCCAACAGCAGGGCCTCGGCGTACAGCCGATGTCGCCGGTGTTCCTCTACGCCCACGACAGCACGGATCTCGCTGATCTGTCCGCGACGTTCGCCGAGGAGCTGCACGGGCTCCAGACCGCGTTCCACCGGCTGGCCGGTACGGTAGGGCTGCGCCACGCCCTGGTGCTGCGACTGTCCGACGCGCCGCAGCCGTCCACCCGTAGCCGCCGCGAGGCCTACCCGAGAAACATGGTTGAGGTCTGA